A window of the Streptomyces griseochromogenes genome harbors these coding sequences:
- a CDS encoding multicopper oxidase family protein, with protein sequence MHTPSRRTLLRAPIAAVGTALLPACTGSGAQARTGPELRAADGDFVPPGPAGYVDPSGPEVRAAERERGSGPVRMLRFTASETTLDLGGRQVRTWAYQDTLPGPLVRITAGDVLSLTLANRLPTTTTLHSHGVRMRCDMDGAPDLTQRAIAPGADFTYRFTVAHPGTYLFHSHVGLQPDRGLYAPLIVDDPKEPLSYDKEWILVLDDWVDGVDGSTPDRVLHQLKPGGGMSMGGMAMGPERGRPDGPSRVLRNSHSRMLHGEAGSVAYPYYLVNGRTPTHPRVFRCRPGERIRLRIINAGSETAFRVALGGHTMTVTHTDGYPVEHQETDALLVGMAERYDVLVTAGDGVFPFVAQAEGKNGQGLALLRTDNGRSAPPAKVRPDELDGKVIPARRLVPDDSVALDDRDVDREMRIRITGTMARYDWGIDHKLYDVRQRHPVHAGERVRLTLINATDMWHPLHLHGHTFALTGLDAAGARKDTAIVLPHRKIVCEFDADNPGLWMLHCHNQYHSESGMMTILGYRK encoded by the coding sequence CTCCGTGCCCCGATCGCTGCCGTCGGCACGGCACTCCTGCCTGCCTGCACCGGCTCCGGCGCCCAAGCCCGCACCGGCCCCGAGCTCAGGGCGGCCGACGGGGACTTCGTCCCGCCGGGGCCCGCGGGATATGTCGACCCGTCGGGTCCGGAGGTCCGCGCCGCCGAGCGCGAACGCGGCTCCGGCCCGGTGCGCATGCTCAGATTCACCGCCTCCGAGACCACGCTGGACCTGGGCGGGCGCCAGGTCCGGACCTGGGCCTACCAGGACACGCTTCCCGGCCCGCTGGTACGCATCACCGCCGGTGACGTCCTCAGCCTCACCCTCGCCAACCGGCTGCCGACCACCACCACGCTCCACTCCCACGGCGTCCGCATGCGCTGCGACATGGACGGCGCCCCGGACCTGACCCAGCGGGCCATCGCCCCCGGAGCCGACTTCACCTACCGCTTCACCGTCGCCCATCCGGGCACCTACCTGTTCCACTCCCACGTCGGGCTCCAGCCCGACCGCGGTCTGTACGCCCCCCTCATCGTCGACGACCCGAAGGAGCCGCTCTCCTACGACAAGGAATGGATCCTCGTCCTGGACGACTGGGTCGACGGCGTGGACGGCTCCACGCCCGACCGGGTGCTCCACCAGCTCAAGCCGGGCGGGGGCATGAGCATGGGAGGCATGGCCATGGGTCCCGAACGCGGCCGCCCGGACGGTCCCTCCCGCGTGCTGCGCAACTCCCACAGCCGCATGCTGCACGGCGAAGCGGGCAGCGTCGCCTATCCCTACTACCTCGTCAACGGCCGTACGCCCACCCATCCGCGCGTGTTCCGGTGCCGTCCCGGCGAGCGCATCCGGCTGCGGATCATCAACGCCGGCTCGGAGACCGCGTTCCGTGTCGCGCTGGGCGGCCACACCATGACCGTCACGCACACCGACGGCTATCCCGTGGAGCACCAGGAGACCGACGCCCTCCTCGTGGGCATGGCGGAGCGGTACGACGTCCTCGTCACCGCCGGGGACGGCGTCTTCCCCTTCGTGGCGCAGGCCGAGGGCAAGAACGGCCAGGGCCTCGCCCTCCTGCGCACCGACAACGGCAGAAGCGCTCCCCCCGCCAAGGTCCGCCCGGACGAACTGGACGGGAAGGTCATCCCCGCCCGCCGCCTCGTACCGGACGACTCCGTGGCCCTCGACGACCGTGACGTCGACCGCGAGATGCGCATCAGGATCACGGGCACCATGGCGAGGTACGACTGGGGCATCGACCACAAGCTGTACGACGTGCGGCAGCGCCACCCGGTGCACGCCGGTGAGCGGGTACGGCTCACCCTCATCAACGCCACCGACATGTGGCACCCGCTGCACCTGCACGGCCACACGTTCGCGCTGACCGGGCTGGACGCCGCCGGTGCCCGCAAGGACACCGCCATCGTCCTCCCCCACCGGAAGATCGTCTGCGAGTTCGACGCCGACAACCCCGGCCTGTGGATGCTCCACTGCCACAACCAGTACCACTCGGAGAGCGGCATGATGACCATCCTCGGGTACCGCAAATGA